The genomic interval CGCTAAGGCGAAACTACTCTTCCCTGGTGCTGGAAGAAGAGATGGAATCTGTCAGCTGATTGCCCATAACGGCACCGAGGGGAGCACGAGGCAAAACCTAGCTGGGGTATCAGAGCGTCCAATAGCGAATGACCGGAGTCGGCGATCTCGAGCCGAATTGGCGAGCAGGGCGCCAACGACAGGATTGCGGAGCGACGGACACCCGAGAAAAATTGCGAGGCTATCACCGTGCTGTGGACTCAAGGCTAAGCGCTCACATTGGCAATTACCTTCAGGGCAAACGCGTTCGCTTCCAATCTTTAGGTATGCCCCAACGCGGCTTCGCACCGTACGAGCCAGGACACGACCGCTGGATACTTATCCATCGGCGCATCCATCGAGGCGATCCACCCAACAATGCCGGCTACGTGAGTGTCGGCAAGAGAATAGCTCCCAATCAGATACTCTTGCTCCTCAAGCCTTTGGTTGAGTATGTCGAGCAAGAAAGCGAGATCGTCGAGAGCACGGACTCGATTGTCGCCTCGATCTTTAGTCATCGCCACAAAATCTACCGAGCCGCTCTGCACCGCGCCTGGGGAGTCAGGAGGCAGAGAAGACGCTAACCGGCCAGCGGCCTCGGCAAGCGTCGCGCTTCCCCAAATGATCCACTTCATCGCGTGCGCGCGCGCCATACCTGGACCTGGATAAAGACCGCGGGCTTGGCCGAATGTCTCGCCAAGGTGCATCACGATGGCCGCGGATTCCCATAAGACGGCGTCATCGTGCACCAACACAGGAACGCGCCCATTTGGATTCAATGCGCGGAAGCCGGGCTTGCGCGTGTCCCCGGCATCAATGTCGAGAACAATACGCTCATAATCGAGACTGAGTGCATTAAGGGCGGCTTCCGTCAAGGTCGCTGTAGAGTGTGGCGCGGTATAGAGAGTGAGGGGCATGATCTTCTAAAGACGTCCGATGTGGGTTGGCGGTTACGGCCGTTCAGCCTTGTGATGGTTACTCCGAGCGAGATCGCGGCGAAGAAACAGACGTGAAGCGAGCAGCGGGATAAAGTCGGCTGAGCCGACCCAAGCTTGAGTCCAAGGCGGGCCACTGCCCGATCGGACGATGATAGAGAAGGTTTGACAAACGCCGACTTGGTGTTTTGAACCCACAAGTGACGCCTCTCGGCGATCGTGAGCCGGATTCTAGGGTAGGGCGCCAACGGCAGGATTGGAGCTGGTAAGCCGCTCGTCAAAAGTGTCGGACGGCGCGCGGTTGGCCCATGCCCGCCATTCGCGTCGCTTCCATTGTTAAGGCGGGGCCGCCAACGCAAGTGTCTCCTCGGTAGAGCGGAAGCGCGTGAGCGGATCGGCATGGCGGTGCACAACTTTCCATTCGCCGCCTTCGCGACGATACACTTGCGTTGTCCGCAGGCTCCACGGATGGCGGACCTTGTTGGCAATGTCGGTGCGCTGCTCTTCCAAGGTGACGAGAACAAGAAGATCACCGGACTGGTATGATGCGAGGACGTGGAGCTTGGATGCGCCGTTGCTGAATTGCTTCACCGCTTGCGGGCCGCGCGCCGCCCACTCCTTGCCTCCGAGGGTCAACGGGCCTCCAAATGGCCCATAGATTGAAACGTCGTCGGCATGGGAAATAAAGCTGCCGTAACCGGCATCCCACTCGCCATCGACCCAAGCCTGATTGGCGCGTTCGGTTCGCACTACGATCTCCGCTAGCTCGTCATCCGTCATACAGGATACTCCCAGCCCTCGAACTGCAGGGAGCATTTGAAGCCAACGAAGCCAGATTGGAAGCGGCGGCAATTCGGCGAACTTGAGCCGCCGCACGGGGTGGGGTGCTAGCGGCAGCAGTTGATCGACTACGCCGGTCGCTGAAATCGTCGCTACGGCTTAGCTTCGCCCGATCCGGCCCTTCGCAATTCGAGTGGGCTTCTGTAGTCCTTACACCGTGTCTGCGAGTGGAGCTGCCGCTTATGACTAAATTTGACCCGACCGCCGCCGATCCGCGTATTGTCGGGGCGCTGGCTGCTCGAGAGCAATTGCTCGCGATGTTTGCCGTCCAGAACGCCGAGGGACTGGCGCCGCTCCTGGCGGACGACCTGCTAGTGAACGCCCCACACAACGCAGTTGCCGAACGCGCCGCCGTCTTAGGATTCTTCCGAAGCGGTCGCATGAATTACGAGGACGTGGTCACCGAACTCGATTTCGTTGGCGTCCGCGGAGAGAGTGTCGTGATGATGGGGCTTGAGGTCGTTCGGCCCCGTGAGGACGCGTCCAACGCTGGCAAAACAGTCCGGCGTCGCTTCACGGATGTTTGGAGCAGGGTTGGAGAGCAATGGCGCCTTTCGATCCGCCAGGCCACTATTATCGCCGTTGAGTAGAGCGTCACTTACTCTAACCATCCCTGCGCGATGGCTATCGGCCTTTCCTCTCAGACAGAACCTTCGCGACGGCCTGGGTTCGGGACGATACGCCAAGCTTCTCGAAAACGCGCGATAGTTGGTTGCGCACCGTTTTTTCCGATAAGCCTAAATCTTGCGCAATCGCGGCGTTTGTAGCGCCCTGGCAAAGACGATGGATCAATTCGCGTTCGCGTCGTGACAGCTCCTTCGGCGCGGCGCGCGGCCTTCTAGGCGCCGCGGCTGGAATGAAAGCGTCGAGAGCGTCAAACATGGCCCGCAAGGCTCCTTCGGACTCCCGGATCATATGACTCTGTCCGGGCAGTTCAACGAAGCGCGCACCCGGCACGCCGAGAGCGATCTCTGTACCAGCCGCCTTCGGGATCACCAGATCGCCACGAACGTGCATCACGAGCGTGCGCGCCGCAATCTGAGCGAGCCGGTTGCGCACATCGAAGGACCGCATAGCGGCAACAAGTGGGCCCAGACTCCCTGCGTCGATCGCGCGAACCAACGAGGCCTCCAGCCAATCCTGATCGCTTCGGCTGGCGTCCAGTGCAAAGCCGGCGTTCAACAGCATTCGAAACCCCGGGTTGGGGGCGGTAAGGCCGTTCGTCAGAAGGGCCAGGGGCGACTGAGCGATGGGGTTCTGGCTTTCTGAGCCGCCGCGCGCGTAGCCGCCGACAATTACAAGATGTGAAACTCGGGTTGGGCGCGTCGCTGCAAACTCGATGGCGCCGCCAGCGCCCTGCGACAGCGCGAACAACACGACGGGCTGTCTTGGAGAGGCGGCTTTGGCCACCGCATCAATGTCGTCCGCCCAGGCTGCGACGGATTGCACCAGATCGCCGCGGGTAGAGAGGCCGCATCCTCGCTGATCCATGCGAACGACGCGAAAGCGTTCAGTGAGACCTTTCAAGATCGGAGCACGGGCGAAATGCTCCCAGTCCTCGACGATATTGGTGAAGTGGTTAGGTGCGAATAAAAGGATAGGAGAAGAGCGCCCGCTCGCCGTCCAAGCAATGCGAACATCCCCGGACGAAGAAGCGTAACGGATTTCCTGATCCATAGCGTTGCTCCACGCGTGGTTTGGTCAACATACACGAAATCAGGCGCAAAGGGACGTTTGTCCCATTGCGCTCCCACCCAGTCTGCAGCGGAATGAAGGTTCAGCGCCACAGGGAGCGATCGATGACGGCCATCAATGCGGCGGACAGCGTGGGCGACAGGTCGCGGTGGTTTTATGCCTGGATGGCGATGGCGTGCCTCGCCATTGCAGTCGTCGGCTTTGTGCCGACCTATTTCGTGCCGTTGACGCGAGGCGCCGCTTTTAGTCCGCCGTTCCAGCACATTCACGGCTTGCTGTTCTTCGGATGGATGATCTTTTTTTGTACCCAGACTTGGCTGGTTGCGACGGGCCGCGCGCAGGCGCACCGAGACTGGGGCATGCTCGGCGTGGCGCTGGCCACCGCGATGGTGGCTTCGGTCTTCGTGATCGTTGGTATCCGCATCAACGCCTATGCCAATCCAGAGTTTGCCGCAGGCATGCGCGCCTTCTCGTGGGTGCAAGTGAGCGGGATGATCTTCTTTGGATCAGTCGTGGCGCTTGCCATCGCCAATGTGAAGAAGCCGGATATCCACAAGCGGCTGATGCTGCTGGCCACGATCGGGCTTCTTGATGCACCAATTGCGCGCTGGTTTCTGGTGGCGATGGGCGGGTTGCCGCCGGCGGTCAATGGAGAAATCCCGCCACCGCCTGTGTTCGTCGATCTGATCCCCGGCGCGCTGTCCGTGATGTTCCTGCTCGTGCCGATCATCTTTGACTGGCGCACGCGCGGTCGGCCACACCCGGTCTATATGATCGGCGCCGGAGTGCTCGTGGCGAAGTATGCGACGCTGGTCCAGGTCAGCCAGCTGGCGGCGTGGGATTCGGCCGCACGCTGGATAGCGGGGCTTGGAGGTTAGCTATGTGGCTCGAGTGTGCGGGGTTCGCTTCGGTATTGTCTGGCGGGAGACGAATGCGCACCAGCGGGGGTCCGCTGGCGCTAAACGCGCGATGACTCTCACGTCGTCGGGCAGTTGAAGAATCTCGTTCATCTGCAACGTCGTGTCTCGGCGACGGCTTGCCGGATTGACCGGTGGGGCACGATCGGCGGCTTTGGAGCGCACCAGCCATTCGGAAAAAATGTCGGATGGCGCGCGGCTGGCCCTTTGCAGCCGGTCACCATCGTGCACTCAATACAATTCTTTGCCGGAAGGGTTCTGTCATGCCGGTTGAGCGAAGCGCAAAGGACCAGCGTCCAAGCATATTCCGAACTTTGGTCAGCGTTGCTTTTGCTGCTTTGGCCTCTGGGATCGTGGGCAACGCTGCCGGCGTGGCGATAGCGCTCATCGTTTACGGCGAGGCTTATCCCGTTGACGCCCATTTGACAGGCATCGCGATTTCATTTGCCATTCTCTTCGCGGTTGGCGTGCTCATATTCCTCCCGATCCACTGGTTGCTGACGCGGTTTTCGCCTTCAGTCGTGAGCTACAGCCTAGTCGGAGTTGTGCTTGGTTGCGGGCTCTCGGTCGCTATTCTGCGGCCCTTCGTGCGCATGGAGTACATGCGCCAATCAGAAGGTGCCGGCTTCCTTCAATCTTGGCATGGGCTTATCGAGATTTCCGCGATTTGTATTCTGTCGATGATCGTATTCGCGCTTGTGTTTTGGTCCATTAGGCGGCCGGATCGGGATCTCTCCATTTCGTGAGGATGTGCGAGAGTAGTGCAACGCGAATGTCGGACTGGCCGCTTACGGCGATCATGCGCCGATTTGACGGATAGGGTGCGAGCGGCTGCATTGGAGCAGGGCCGCCATTCGGAAAAATCGTCGAATGGCGCACGACTGGCCCAAAGGCGACGTTGACACTTGGCCGTCGTCATCGTGATCTCACGCCATGACGTGGGAAGAGTTCTCGGCGATGCCGGACGGCGAACGCGGTCGCGCGTTCCAGCAACTCAATCCTTATGACGACCCGCCGATCTTCGAGGCCGTGCGTTTGGCCTTCATACAGGCCCATCCGCAATGCGGTCCGCCAAACGAAGTTATTGTTGGCGAAGCGGGAAAGCTCGGCCCAATAAATGGAATAGTCGTTCGAGTGCTGACGACTCCCACAATACGAGTACCTCGAGAGTTTATGGGATTGCTCGTCTTCAAGGTCGTCAGATCGAAGAATGGCGGATGGAAGGATGCTCGATGAACACTCGCCTGCGCATGTCCGCAATCGGCGAGAGCGCGCCGGATTGATAGATAGGGCGCGAAAGGCTCGATTGAATCGCGCACGCCATTCGAAAATTATTGCTCAGCGCGGGGGCGTGGCCCAGAGCAGACACTGCCGCCTCGTGTATGATGCCGTCCATGAGGACGATCCGAACGGTGGTTTTGGTTGTGTTGCTGGCGGTCGTCACGATCCCGGTGGTGACGTTCGCGGTCCTTTGGGCGCAGGCAGGTTCGGCCATTTCTTCGGCGGAACGCGCGGGCGTTCTACGCGGACCACCGCCTGACACGACGCTGACGGTTGCTGAGAGGGCGATTTCGATTGCGGAGTTCGGGGGCACATGGAACGCCCGAAATGCTCCCTGCCGACCTGTGGCTAGTCTTTGGAGAGCCGCAACACAGCCTGACGTTCGCGTATCTGGTTCGTCGGTCTCTACCGCGCTTTCAACGATGATCTTTATGGAGCTTGAGCCCGACCGCTCTCTGCGGCGACATTTCACGCGGGTCCTCGCGGCTTGTCAGCTTGAGCAGCGCTATAGCGATACGCAAATGCTCAGAGCTTGGTTGTCGAACGCATACTTTGGAGCGCGTCCGTTCGGCATCGAAAGTGCGGCGCAATCACTGTTCGGGAAAGGCGCTGCCGAACTTGATCCCTCCGAGAGCGCCCGACTTGCCGCTCTGCTTCGAGCGCCGCGTCTCCGTAATGATCCAGAACGATGGAATGAACGAGCACGGTTGATCGGCGAACGGGTCGCCGCTTCGCCACAACCCTGATGTCGCTTGCGGCGATCGTGCGCCGAATTGTTGGGCGGGGCAGCAACGGCTTGATTGGAGCGCGCCGGCCGCTCAAGAAGCGGGGTGATGACCCGCCATCCCAGAGAGATAGAGCGAGCTTTCAAGCAGGTGCGACGGCAGGACTTCCTGCTCGACCTGAAACGCTCTTGGTATGTGTGGGCGATCATCGGCGCGCTCTTCGTCGGCCTAGCGTACTACAACGCCACCCCGAGAACGGCCGGTGAGGTTGTTTATGGAACGGCGATCGGAGCCCATCAGCCCGCGTCGGAAGACAACAACAAGCCCATGATGATAGCCGTGCGTCTGGACTCCGGCCGCACGGTGACCGTGCCTCTTCCGCGCGGCGTTCTGTATTTGTCGGGCTCTCGGGTTGAGCTCGAAGTCACCCGCCGCGAATGGCCGCCCCACCTCGCCACCTATCGTTTCATGAGATACTCGGAATGACGCTTATCGGCGACGCCGTGCCGAATTGGCGGGCAGGGCACGAAACGCTGGATTCAGTCGAGCAGGCCATTCGGAAAAAATGTCGGACGGCGCACGAGTGGCGCAAAGCGGCGCTAGCGACTGGCCCAAACGTCTCGGCCCGGTCATACTGACACCTTCGGTTTGAAGCGAAGACAGGCGACTTGAAGAAGTTCTTGCACGACTGGATCGGCTTTGTAGCGGCAGCGATGGTGGCTGCGGCTTCGCTTTATTTTTTGTCGCCTTGGGCAGAGAGCATGCTTGGCGCTGAGCGCACTCGGGTACTGCAGTTCGTAATCTTCGGGCTCTTCACTGTATTCGGCCTACGCTACTTCTTCCGTTTTCTCGGCGTCCTTACGCGGCGCAGGGATTAACGGCAGCTTTCGGCGATAGATTGCCAATCGCCGATTTTTTCTGAATGTCCGGCATGGCGCACACTCGCGCCAGTCGATGATCGAGTTTCGCGCCGTCTCGGCGTTCAGATGCGCATTGCTTCCAGATCGCGGATCGTGGCCTGCAGGAGTTTAAAGGCGCTCGGAAACTCGTCCGGCTCCATGCCGCCTGCCACACATCTTAGCTTGCCGATGGCGCCTTCAAGGCTCGTCGCCCTCGTGTTTCGCATCCGGCGCATTTTGCGCGGTCGTTCCTTCCACAGGAAGTCGAGCCGATCCTTGATGTCTTGGAGTTTGCGCCCTTCGGGCAGAGCGCGGCGCTGAGCCTTAGATAGTTTGAACCAATCATGACGGTCGACGAGCCATTCCTCGACCGTGCCATAGCGCCGATGGAGCCTTTCGCTTTCGTGGTGGAGCGCCAAGCACTCTTGCGCCATCTCGACCACCGGATCGATCGCAGGCGCGGAGGCGGACAAAGGAGTGGTTCTGCTGAGCGGCTTGCCCGTAGAGACGCCGATCAACGGCGACATTGCCGCGCCGCCGATTAGGTGGCGACGCGAAAGCTTGGGTGGCGTGAGCTTCTTCATCGGGCCACCACCTCGCCAAATGTGTGCGCCCAAAGCCAAGCCAAGGCGCGGGCGA from Vitreimonas flagellata carries:
- a CDS encoding glutathione S-transferase family protein; this encodes MPLTLYTAPHSTATLTEAALNALSLDYERIVLDIDAGDTRKPGFRALNPNGRVPVLVHDDAVLWESAAIVMHLGETFGQARGLYPGPGMARAHAMKWIIWGSATLAEAAGRLASSLPPDSPGAVQSGSVDFVAMTKDRGDNRVRALDDLAFLLDILNQRLEEQEYLIGSYSLADTHVAGIVGWIASMDAPMDKYPAVVSWLVRCEAALGHT
- a CDS encoding transglycosylase domain-containing protein; the protein is MRTIRTVVLVVLLAVVTIPVVTFAVLWAQAGSAISSAERAGVLRGPPPDTTLTVAERAISIAEFGGTWNARNAPCRPVASLWRAATQPDVRVSGSSVSTALSTMIFMELEPDRSLRRHFTRVLAACQLEQRYSDTQMLRAWLSNAYFGARPFGIESAAQSLFGKGAAELDPSESARLAALLRAPRLRNDPERWNERARLIGERVAASPQP
- a CDS encoding YybH family protein → MTDDELAEIVVRTERANQAWVDGEWDAGYGSFISHADDVSIYGPFGGPLTLGGKEWAARGPQAVKQFSNGASKLHVLASYQSGDLLVLVTLEEQRTDIANKVRHPWSLRTTQVYRREGGEWKVVHRHADPLTRFRSTEETLALAAPP
- a CDS encoding alpha/beta fold hydrolase, yielding MDQEIRYASSSGDVRIAWTASGRSSPILLFAPNHFTNIVEDWEHFARAPILKGLTERFRVVRMDQRGCGLSTRGDLVQSVAAWADDIDAVAKAASPRQPVVLFALSQGAGGAIEFAATRPTRVSHLVIVGGYARGGSESQNPIAQSPLALLTNGLTAPNPGFRMLLNAGFALDASRSDQDWLEASLVRAIDAGSLGPLVAAMRSFDVRNRLAQIAARTLVMHVRGDLVIPKAAGTEIALGVPGARFVELPGQSHMIRESEGALRAMFDALDAFIPAAAPRRPRAAPKELSRRERELIHRLCQGATNAAIAQDLGLSEKTVRNQLSRVFEKLGVSSRTQAVAKVLSERKGR
- a CDS encoding nuclear transport factor 2 family protein, coding for MTKFDPTAADPRIVGALAAREQLLAMFAVQNAEGLAPLLADDLLVNAPHNAVAERAAVLGFFRSGRMNYEDVVTELDFVGVRGESVVMMGLEVVRPREDASNAGKTVRRRFTDVWSRVGEQWRLSIRQATIIAVE